A part of Asterias rubens chromosome 14, eAstRub1.3, whole genome shotgun sequence genomic DNA contains:
- the LOC117299473 gene encoding uncharacterized protein LOC117299473 has translation MPHLKTESRVLPVLFLIALLSSVNTAPTFMRSTASKCNRLNCITTGSNGTPAGATSPGDGDMIEITEENLKQESLITVKRGASTDLNLSGNDQLTDVVSLLESQDNGMKVTTGDVLLAVSDTQSKRIAKSATEGGCTAKRTVGLSTTETTSETIPMRAMCQWVYTQNVSETRNPPKMEFAELKDGACAKCIDSTGRVVTDSHCELFYYSAPVERRINGKWVKGTENVPLAGVCVKTKQ, from the exons ATGCCTCATCTTAAG aCCGAGTCGCGAGTACTGCCTGTACTGTTTCTCATCGCTTTGCTCTCATCAGTGAATACTGCCCCAACGTTTATGCGATCAACGGCATCAAAATGCAACCGGCTCAACTGCATAACCACGGGGTCAAACGGCACGCCAGCTGGTGCAACATCCCCCGGCGACGGAGACATGATCGAAATTACCGAGGAAAATTTGAAACAGGAGTCTCTGATAACGGTCAAGAGAGGAGCAAGCACTGATCTCAACTTAAGCGGCAACGACCAGCTCACTGATGTCGTTTCTCTTTTAGAGAGTCAGGATAATGGAATGAAAGTGACAACTGGAGATGTTTTACTTGCGGTTTCTGATACGCAGAGCAAACGCATCGCAAAGAGCGCTACTGAGGGTGGATGCACCGCGAAGAGGACTGTAGGGCTATCCACTACGGAAACAACGTCAGAAACAATACCTATGCGAGCAATGTGTCAGTGGGTTTACACACAGAACGTTAGCGAAACAAG GAACCCGCCAAAAATGGAGTTTGCAGAACTGAAAGATGGCGCATGCGCAAAGTGTATCGACAGTACTGGTAGGGTGGTGACTGACAGTCATTGTGAACTCTTCTACTACTCAGCTCCTGTTGAAAGAAGAATCAATGGAAA ATGGGTGAAAGGGACAGAGAACGTCCCCCTTGCTGGAGTATGCGTCAAAACCAAGCAATAG